The Mesorhizobium sp. M1D.F.Ca.ET.043.01.1.1 genome contains a region encoding:
- a CDS encoding DUF190 domain-containing protein — MHIPRQAVLLRIFIGEDDRGPDHPLYESIVLKAREMHLAGATVLRGGLGFGHSSRLHTAKILRLSLDLPLVVEIVDSEEKINAFLPALEGIMPSGLVTLEKVQVLQYGTSRE, encoded by the coding sequence ATGCATATACCACGACAAGCCGTGCTTCTCCGCATCTTCATCGGTGAAGACGACCGAGGTCCCGACCATCCCCTCTATGAGTCGATCGTTCTCAAGGCTCGCGAGATGCACCTTGCCGGCGCGACGGTGCTGCGCGGCGGACTGGGGTTCGGCCATTCCAGCCGGCTGCACACTGCCAAGATCCTCAGGCTGTCGCTGGATTTGCCTCTCGTCGTCGAGATCGTCGACAGCGAGGAAAAGATCAACGCCTTTCTGCCGGCACTGGAGGGCATCATGCCGAGCGGTCTGGTGACTCTGGAGAAGGTCCAGGTGCTACAGTACGGAACCAGCCGGGAATGA
- a CDS encoding universal stress protein, giving the protein MYGNILIANDGSDGAAKALAVALKLAHRLKAKLAMISVEEMPRMPATIDEVVEDRLDEDQRYQKVIAQAQFQAKAAQVKLETHVVAGHAVPCIIDFIERGGFDLLVIGYMGHSALYNRLIGSTTDRLVELAPCHVLVVK; this is encoded by the coding sequence ATGTACGGCAACATCCTCATAGCCAACGACGGCTCCGACGGAGCCGCCAAGGCACTCGCCGTCGCCCTGAAGCTGGCTCACAGGCTCAAGGCCAAGCTTGCCATGATCTCGGTAGAGGAGATGCCGCGTATGCCGGCGACGATCGACGAAGTCGTCGAGGACAGGCTCGATGAAGATCAGCGGTACCAGAAGGTGATCGCACAGGCGCAATTTCAGGCCAAGGCCGCGCAGGTGAAGCTCGAGACCCATGTCGTCGCCGGTCACGCCGTTCCCTGCATCATCGACTTCATCGAACGTGGTGGCTTCGACCTGCTCGTGATCGGCTATATGGGCCATTCCGCCCTCTACAATCGGCTGATCGGCAGCACGACGGACCGCCTGGTCGAGCTTGCACCCTGCCATGTGCTGGTCGTCAAATGA
- a CDS encoding metalloregulator ArsR/SmtB family transcription factor → MKLEQAAKQLEALGNPTRLKLYRLLVRTGEAGRPVGSLQETLGIAASTLSHHLHRLVLTGLVTQERQATTLICRANYPVINGLIGFLADECCADAVCASTEAEGVA, encoded by the coding sequence ATGAAACTCGAACAAGCAGCAAAACAACTCGAAGCGCTTGGAAATCCGACGAGGCTCAAGCTCTATCGCTTGCTCGTCCGAACCGGCGAGGCGGGTAGGCCGGTGGGAAGTCTTCAAGAGACGCTGGGTATTGCCGCTTCGACGCTCTCGCATCATTTGCATCGCCTGGTGCTGACCGGATTGGTGACCCAGGAACGGCAGGCAACGACACTTATCTGTCGCGCCAACTATCCCGTGATCAATGGCCTGATCGGCTTCCTAGCGGACGAGTGCTGCGCGGATGCCGTCTGCGCTTCGACGGAGGCGGAGGGTGTAGCTTAG
- a CDS encoding cation:proton antiporter, with protein sequence MENVWLVSAVWLGLALLASVISIRVAMSVALVEIIVGAVAGNTIGLHLTEWVNFLAGFGAILLTFLAGTEIDPTVVRKHFKSSMSIGVVGFLAPYIGVLLYAHYAIGWPWPQAQIAGISLSTTSVAVVYAVMVETGFNKTEMGKIILAACFINDLGTVLALGVVFAHFDYWLALFGAVTAVALWMLPRFAPWFFARVGHRVSEPETKFISLVLLGLGGLASVAGSEAVLPAYLVGMALAPAFLADPELPHRMRIIAFTILTPFYFLKAGSLVDFHAVLSAAGLIAVFLAIKMATKFVGILPLTKAFRFEAREGMYTTLLMSTGLTFGTISALFGLTNHIIDQQQYTILVTAVIGSALVPTIIAQRWFQPDFKPVENAARSARPAEEEA encoded by the coding sequence ATGGAGAATGTCTGGCTGGTCTCTGCGGTCTGGTTAGGACTTGCTCTTTTGGCTTCGGTTATTTCGATCAGGGTGGCGATGTCGGTCGCCCTTGTGGAGATCATCGTCGGGGCTGTGGCCGGCAACACCATCGGTCTGCACCTCACCGAATGGGTGAACTTTCTGGCCGGGTTCGGGGCGATCCTGCTGACTTTCCTGGCCGGCACCGAAATCGACCCCACCGTGGTGCGCAAGCACTTCAAATCGAGCATGTCGATCGGCGTCGTCGGTTTTCTGGCGCCCTATATCGGCGTCTTGCTCTATGCCCACTACGCCATCGGCTGGCCCTGGCCGCAAGCCCAGATCGCCGGGATATCGCTTTCGACAACCTCTGTTGCCGTCGTCTACGCTGTCATGGTCGAGACCGGCTTCAACAAGACGGAGATGGGCAAGATCATTCTTGCCGCCTGCTTCATAAACGATCTCGGCACCGTGCTCGCCCTCGGCGTCGTCTTTGCGCATTTCGACTATTGGCTGGCGCTGTTCGGCGCCGTGACGGCGGTGGCGCTCTGGATGCTGCCACGCTTCGCGCCGTGGTTTTTTGCAAGGGTGGGTCACCGCGTCAGCGAACCGGAAACGAAGTTCATTTCCCTGGTCCTACTCGGCCTCGGCGGCCTCGCTTCGGTTGCCGGCAGCGAGGCCGTGCTTCCGGCCTATCTCGTCGGCATGGCGCTGGCACCGGCCTTCCTCGCCGACCCGGAGCTTCCCCACCGGATGCGCATCATCGCCTTCACGATCCTGACGCCTTTCTATTTCCTGAAGGCCGGATCGCTGGTCGATTTCCATGCCGTTCTTTCGGCCGCCGGCCTGATCGCGGTCTTCCTCGCGATCAAGATGGCCACCAAATTCGTCGGCATCCTGCCGCTTACCAAGGCGTTTCGTTTCGAAGCGCGGGAAGGCATGTACACCACTCTGCTGATGTCGACCGGGCTGACCTTCGGCACGATCTCGGCGCTCTTTGGCCTCACCAATCACATCATCGACCAGCAGCAATATACGATCCTGGTGACGGCCGTAATCGGCAGCGCGCTGGTGCCGACAATCATAGCCCAGCGCTGGTTCCAGCCGGACTTCAAGCCGGTCGAAAACGCCGCTCGTTCGGCGAGGCCGGCAGAGGAGGAGGCCTGA
- a CDS encoding DUF2306 domain-containing protein, which produces MASEGETIVLGIPIPSSDPVFLAVVGVHVLFGLAAVITGAGAMLAQKGRGRHSTFGILYFWCLLGVFVTMSVLSLMRWAESSHLFTLGSISFVSACFGRTAARRRWRQWPRLHLTGMGLSYIVMLTAFYVDKGKNLPLWKELPAIAFWILPAAFGMPIILRALFRHPVVLDLDRSRAATDRWANPD; this is translated from the coding sequence ATGGCAAGCGAAGGCGAAACCATTGTCCTGGGCATTCCCATTCCGTCCAGCGATCCGGTGTTTCTCGCTGTCGTGGGCGTCCATGTCCTCTTCGGGCTTGCCGCCGTGATCACCGGGGCTGGCGCGATGCTCGCTCAAAAGGGACGCGGACGGCATTCCACGTTCGGAATCCTCTACTTCTGGTGCCTGTTGGGCGTGTTCGTCACCATGAGCGTCCTATCGCTCATGCGCTGGGCGGAAAGCTCCCACCTGTTCACGTTAGGGAGTATTTCCTTCGTATCCGCCTGTTTCGGACGCACCGCCGCCCGGCGACGCTGGCGTCAGTGGCCCAGGCTGCACCTCACCGGCATGGGTCTGTCCTACATCGTGATGCTCACCGCATTTTACGTCGACAAAGGCAAGAACCTGCCGCTTTGGAAGGAGCTTCCGGCCATTGCATTTTGGATTCTGCCCGCCGCGTTCGGAATGCCGATAATCCTCCGCGCCTTATTTCGACACCCGGTGGTCCTGGACCTCGATCGCTCGCGAGCGGCAACCGACAGATGGGCAAATCCAGATTGA
- a CDS encoding Chromate resistance protein ChrB produces MVTRPWLLLTYKVPPEPAARRIALWRRLKGMGAVYLQNGVCLLPKSDDHVRRLKMLENEVAGMGGESVILETVALDRAQEEKVIARFKADRDEAYREFIDKCADFEGEIAKERAANHFTYAELEENDVDLKKLQGWLEKIRKLDFYNAALAVEAEERLHACEALLDAYAKQVFDAHDENR; encoded by the coding sequence ATGGTAACTCGCCCATGGCTACTGCTGACCTACAAGGTCCCGCCCGAGCCCGCCGCCAGGCGCATCGCGCTTTGGCGGCGCCTGAAGGGGATGGGGGCGGTCTATTTGCAGAATGGCGTTTGCCTGCTGCCCAAGAGCGATGACCATGTCCGTCGTCTGAAGATGCTGGAAAACGAGGTCGCCGGGATGGGCGGCGAATCCGTGATCCTGGAGACCGTCGCCCTCGATCGCGCGCAGGAGGAGAAGGTCATTGCCCGTTTCAAGGCCGACCGGGACGAGGCATACCGCGAGTTCATCGACAAATGCGCGGACTTCGAGGGCGAGATCGCAAAAGAGCGGGCGGCCAACCACTTCACCTACGCCGAGTTGGAAGAGAACGACGTCGACTTGAAGAAACTGCAGGGCTGGCTCGAGAAAATCCGCAAGCTGGACTTCTACAATGCGGCGCTGGCCGTGGAGGCCGAAGAGCGCCTTCACGCCTGTGAAGCGCTG